One Paenibacillus sp. FSL H7-0737 DNA segment encodes these proteins:
- the msrA gene encoding peptide-methionine (S)-S-oxide reductase MsrA, giving the protein MSEHQTNHINTKTEKATFAGGCFWCMVSPFEELPGIISVVSGYTGGHTVNPTYEEVCSETTGHVEAVQITFNPDIFPYSKLLELFWQQIDPTDAGGQFHDRGTSYGTAIFTHSEEQKEQAEASKAALQASGRFSSPIVTPILPAATFYPAEEYHQGYHHKNPGHYKRYRKGSGREDFIETHWTHKEDKQSLKERLTPLQYEVTQNSATESPFRNDFWDHHGDGIYVDIVSGEPLFSSQDKYDSGCGWPSFTRPIRDYAVKEKTDLSHLMVRTEVRSKVADSHLGHVFDDGPGENGLRYCINSAALRFVPKEDLEKEGYGEYRILFQPA; this is encoded by the coding sequence ATGAGTGAACATCAGACTAACCATATAAATACCAAGACAGAAAAAGCAACCTTTGCAGGTGGATGCTTCTGGTGCATGGTCTCGCCGTTCGAAGAATTGCCAGGTATCATTAGTGTCGTCTCTGGCTATACCGGCGGTCATACAGTGAACCCAACCTATGAAGAAGTTTGTTCTGAAACGACAGGACATGTTGAAGCTGTACAAATTACGTTCAATCCAGATATTTTCCCTTATAGCAAGTTACTTGAGCTGTTCTGGCAGCAAATTGACCCTACCGACGCAGGTGGACAATTCCATGATCGCGGGACTTCTTACGGAACAGCAATCTTTACCCATTCGGAGGAACAAAAAGAACAAGCAGAAGCTTCCAAGGCAGCTCTGCAAGCAAGCGGTCGGTTCTCTAGTCCGATCGTAACCCCGATTCTCCCGGCAGCCACCTTCTATCCTGCCGAAGAATATCATCAAGGTTACCATCATAAGAATCCAGGCCACTACAAACGTTATCGCAAAGGTTCTGGCCGAGAGGATTTTATCGAAACCCACTGGACACATAAAGAGGACAAACAAAGTTTGAAAGAACGTTTAACCCCTCTTCAATATGAAGTCACTCAGAACAGTGCAACAGAATCTCCTTTCCGGAATGATTTTTGGGATCACCATGGAGATGGTATTTATGTAGACATCGTATCTGGCGAACCGTTATTCAGCTCGCAGGATAAATACGATTCCGGTTGCGGCTGGCCAAGCTTCACTCGTCCGATCCGGGACTACGCTGTGAAGGAAAAGACGGATCTCAGCCATTTGATGGTCCGCACTGAGGTGCGCAGCAAAGTAGCGGATTCCCATCTAGGCCATGTCTTTGACGATGGTCCCGGAGAAAACGGTTTACGCTACTGCATAAATTCGGCGGCGCTACGATTTGTACCGAAAGAGGATTTGGAGAAGGAAGGATACGGGGAGTATCGCATACTCTTCCAGCCTGCCTAA
- the ric gene encoding iron-sulfur cluster repair di-iron protein, whose protein sequence is MQAGFTPDALVRDIVLQFPKAVDYFKANRIDFCCGGAKPLAEAAAERGLDHEIIIGDLNKLFEEYPVPQEEIAWNTAPSEELIDHIINKHHRYLREELPLISQNVTKVYRVHGGDSPHLVELYNLFNTLKEDLLEHTAKEEEDEFPKLLTYAANPSQEGLTSLRESLSELESEHDGAGDILRKIRSITDDFTPPAHACTTYRLTYARLEELESMTFEHVHLENNILFPRFQ, encoded by the coding sequence ATACAGGCTGGGTTTACCCCAGATGCACTAGTGAGGGATATTGTATTGCAGTTCCCTAAAGCGGTAGATTATTTCAAAGCAAACCGGATTGATTTTTGTTGCGGTGGAGCTAAACCTCTTGCTGAAGCAGCTGCTGAGCGTGGTCTGGATCACGAGATAATCATCGGCGATCTAAACAAGCTGTTCGAAGAGTATCCAGTACCCCAAGAGGAAATCGCTTGGAATACTGCACCTTCAGAAGAGTTAATTGACCATATTATTAACAAACACCACCGTTATCTTCGTGAAGAGCTACCCCTCATTAGCCAAAATGTAACTAAGGTGTATCGAGTGCATGGCGGGGATTCTCCCCATTTGGTGGAGTTATATAACTTGTTCAACACACTTAAGGAAGATTTACTTGAGCATACGGCTAAAGAAGAAGAAGATGAGTTTCCTAAGCTGTTGACATACGCTGCTAATCCTAGTCAAGAAGGCCTGACATCGCTTCGTGAGTCATTGTCTGAGCTGGAGAGTGAGCATGATGGTGCGGGCGATATTTTGAGAAAAATACGTAGTATAACAGATGATTTCACTCCACCGGCGCATGCTTGCACTACCTATCGATTGACATATGCCCGGCTGGAAGAGCTGGAGAGTATGACTTTTGAACACGTTCATTTGGAGAATAATATATTGTTCCCTAGGTTTCAGTGA
- a CDS encoding DUF4349 domain-containing protein, translating to MRKWGLHYLCLLILTVVLAGCGSADRNSAADSLAKENGSTSNDAAVEVQSQSSMASTADQSTSAAPEAEATGSENMAVKGSTSENTDQASAGFTGSDVVAGLNKKLIYKANLNMEVEDYGKAQTEIRNLVTMANGYIIEFNENMSQYEQGGTFILKVPASGFSPFLNKLEQVKHESLQRSIQGQDVSEEYVDLESRLKAKQLMEAQYTEFMKKATKSTDLVAFANELGSIQESIEQIKGRMRYINQNVSFSTVELRVYQTDESIAVKEKKEQGPLLERASDALNGSLNALSVMFQWIVVILAGALPILIGAAIILAIVLVSRKNIRERREQQTERIRQRNKELNREQAIPAATEPKEAVSEDNSKANKDSEDSKKE from the coding sequence ATGCGCAAATGGGGTCTGCATTACTTATGTTTATTAATTCTTACGGTAGTCTTGGCGGGTTGTGGCTCAGCGGATAGAAATTCAGCGGCTGATAGTTTGGCAAAAGAAAATGGTAGTACGAGTAACGACGCAGCAGTAGAGGTACAATCGCAAAGCTCGATGGCCTCAACAGCGGATCAAAGCACTTCGGCAGCTCCTGAGGCAGAAGCAACTGGCAGCGAGAATATGGCTGTAAAGGGCTCCACATCAGAAAATACAGATCAAGCAAGTGCAGGATTTACTGGTAGCGATGTAGTAGCGGGCTTGAACAAGAAGCTGATCTATAAAGCGAATCTTAACATGGAAGTAGAAGACTATGGAAAAGCACAGACTGAAATACGTAATTTAGTAACCATGGCCAATGGATATATTATTGAGTTTAATGAAAATATGTCGCAGTACGAGCAAGGTGGGACGTTTATCCTTAAGGTGCCTGCCTCCGGATTCTCACCTTTTCTGAATAAATTAGAACAAGTAAAACACGAATCTCTACAGCGCAGCATTCAAGGTCAGGATGTCTCAGAAGAGTATGTTGATCTGGAGTCACGTTTGAAGGCAAAACAGCTAATGGAAGCACAATATACAGAGTTTATGAAAAAAGCGACGAAATCCACTGATCTGGTCGCCTTCGCGAACGAGCTTGGTTCGATTCAAGAAAGCATTGAGCAGATTAAAGGTAGAATGCGTTATATCAATCAGAATGTATCCTTTTCTACGGTAGAATTGAGAGTGTATCAGACGGATGAAAGTATTGCTGTCAAAGAGAAGAAGGAGCAAGGGCCGTTACTGGAACGTGCTTCAGATGCTCTAAACGGAAGCTTAAATGCACTATCTGTGATGTTTCAGTGGATTGTCGTTATCCTTGCAGGAGCGTTACCGATACTTATCGGGGCTGCCATTATTTTAGCTATTGTATTAGTTTCCCGTAAAAATATTCGCGAGCGTCGGGAGCAGCAGACCGAGAGAATTCGTCAGCGAAATAAGGAGCTGAACAGAGAGCAAGCCATCCCTGCGGCAACAGAGCCTAAGGAGGCGGTTTCAGAGGATAATTCGAAGGCTAATAAGGACTCAGAGGACTCAAAGAAAGAATAG
- the nirB gene encoding nitrite reductase large subunit NirB → MTTIREKLVLVGNGMAGIGTIEQILKLGGAYDITVFGSEPHPNYNRIMLSYVLEGSKTLNDIILNDWNWYEDNNITLHTGTMVTRIDEGSKQVVTDSGMLVPYDKVIIATGSNSFILPVPGSDKEGVVGFRDISDCDAMLAAAKQYNKAAVIGGGLLGLEAAKGLVNLGMDVTVVHLMEDLMERQLDRNASSMLQAELERQGVKFSMGKQTVELSGEQRVSGLCFSDGSTLAADFVVMAVGIKPNVTLAKDSGISVNRGIVVDDYLQTSMQNIYSIGECAEHRGMCYGLVAPLFEQGMVLAKHLCGSDTKPYEGSIVSTKLKISGVDVFSAGEFLDSPEHTVISSKDEWKRTYKKILLKNNVIVGAVLFGDVTESANLQKLVKQGAVMTDEIYTEVMGTGCCGGGAKKSTSVEAMADEEIVCGCNGVTKKAIVDAVTEHGFTTVDEIKACTGATRSCGGCKPVVEQILQFVLGDSFQQAAKQGICGCTTLSRDEIVAEITAKGLKTTKEVMNVLGWKQEEGCSKCRPAINYYLGMMNPDTYQDEKESRFVNERMGANIQKDGTYTVIPRMYGGVTTPEDLKKIADVSLKYDVKVVKVTGGQRLDLIGVKKEDLPKVWEELDMPSGYGYAKSLRTVKTCVGSQFCRFGTQDSLGMGALIERKYERLDFPAKFKIAVNGCPRNCAESCTKDIGIVGNDGGWEVFIGGNGGIKPRIADSFCKIKTDEELIEVCSAVMQYYRETGNYLERTSEWVERMGLERIQMVILNNEDNRKELAARIDFALTQVTDPWKKMLNDSSTRAALFEETRV, encoded by the coding sequence ATGACAACGATAAGAGAAAAACTAGTATTAGTCGGCAACGGTATGGCAGGCATAGGTACGATTGAGCAGATATTGAAGCTGGGTGGAGCTTATGACATCACGGTTTTTGGAAGTGAACCTCATCCCAATTACAATCGGATCATGTTGTCTTATGTTCTTGAAGGAAGTAAGACCCTTAATGATATCATCCTAAACGACTGGAATTGGTATGAAGACAATAATATAACTCTACACACGGGAACAATGGTGACACGAATTGATGAAGGCTCGAAGCAAGTTGTTACGGATAGTGGGATGCTAGTCCCCTACGACAAGGTAATTATTGCGACAGGCTCGAATTCGTTTATTTTACCTGTACCTGGCAGTGATAAAGAGGGCGTTGTAGGATTCCGGGATATTTCAGACTGTGATGCGATGCTGGCAGCGGCCAAACAATACAACAAAGCAGCTGTCATCGGCGGGGGTTTGCTTGGGTTGGAAGCGGCAAAAGGTCTTGTGAACCTTGGCATGGATGTTACCGTAGTTCATTTGATGGAAGATCTGATGGAGCGTCAGCTTGATCGGAATGCCTCCTCGATGCTGCAAGCTGAGCTGGAGCGTCAAGGCGTGAAATTTTCTATGGGCAAACAAACGGTAGAATTGAGCGGGGAACAGAGAGTAAGTGGATTGTGTTTTAGTGATGGCAGTACGCTTGCTGCAGATTTTGTGGTAATGGCTGTTGGAATCAAACCGAACGTGACATTGGCAAAAGATAGCGGAATCTCCGTAAATCGTGGGATCGTGGTGGATGATTATTTGCAAACTTCCATGCAGAATATATATTCCATCGGCGAATGTGCTGAGCATCGCGGTATGTGTTACGGACTGGTGGCTCCACTATTTGAACAAGGCATGGTTCTAGCTAAACATTTATGTGGTAGCGATACCAAGCCTTATGAAGGTTCGATTGTTTCCACGAAGCTTAAAATTTCTGGGGTGGATGTATTTTCTGCAGGTGAGTTTTTGGATTCTCCTGAACACACTGTGATTTCAAGCAAAGATGAATGGAAGAGAACTTATAAGAAAATTTTGCTCAAAAATAATGTGATTGTCGGTGCGGTTTTGTTCGGTGATGTAACGGAGTCCGCGAATTTGCAAAAGCTAGTAAAACAAGGCGCGGTAATGACCGATGAGATTTATACGGAGGTTATGGGAACAGGCTGCTGCGGTGGCGGAGCTAAGAAGAGCACATCCGTAGAAGCTATGGCGGACGAAGAAATTGTCTGCGGCTGTAATGGTGTAACTAAAAAAGCGATCGTAGATGCTGTCACTGAACATGGTTTTACTACTGTGGATGAGATCAAAGCATGCACTGGCGCTACTCGCTCTTGTGGTGGTTGTAAACCCGTAGTAGAACAAATCCTGCAATTTGTCTTAGGTGACAGTTTCCAGCAAGCTGCTAAGCAAGGTATTTGTGGGTGCACAACGCTTAGCCGTGATGAAATTGTTGCTGAAATTACAGCTAAAGGTCTTAAAACAACAAAAGAGGTCATGAATGTACTCGGTTGGAAACAAGAGGAAGGCTGCTCCAAGTGTCGTCCGGCGATTAACTATTATCTAGGGATGATGAACCCTGATACCTATCAAGATGAGAAAGAATCCCGATTTGTAAATGAAAGAATGGGTGCCAATATTCAAAAAGATGGAACCTACACCGTGATACCACGCATGTATGGTGGGGTAACTACGCCGGAGGATTTGAAGAAAATCGCCGACGTCTCCCTTAAATATGACGTGAAAGTTGTGAAGGTAACTGGAGGGCAACGCCTGGATCTAATCGGTGTGAAGAAGGAAGATTTGCCTAAGGTATGGGAAGAGCTGGATATGCCTTCAGGCTACGGTTATGCCAAATCCCTGCGTACGGTTAAGACTTGTGTGGGCTCCCAGTTCTGCCGCTTTGGCACACAAGATTCGCTGGGAATGGGCGCGCTCATAGAACGTAAGTATGAACGTCTTGATTTTCCTGCCAAGTTTAAAATAGCTGTCAACGGCTGTCCACGTAACTGTGCGGAATCCTGCACGAAGGATATTGGCATCGTTGGAAATGATGGTGGTTGGGAAGTGTTTATCGGTGGTAACGGTGGGATCAAGCCACGGATCGCAGACTCCTTCTGCAAAATTAAGACCGATGAAGAGTTAATCGAAGTGTGCTCCGCTGTGATGCAATATTACCGTGAGACCGGCAATTATTTGGAGCGAACATCCGAGTGGGTTGAGCGTATGGGACTTGAGCGGATTCAAATGGTTATTTTGAATAATGAAGATAATCGCAAAGAGCTGGCCGCACGGATTGACTTTGCTCTGACTCAGGTTACGGATCCTTGGAAAAAAATGCTCAATGACAGCAGCACTCGTGCTGCGCTTTTTGAAGAAACAAGAGTCTAG
- a CDS encoding Gfo/Idh/MocA family protein — translation MIVPERKRVAIIGIGNIAGKVYLPLLSQHDYAEVVGVLSHSPTTVEQAVHTYRFPKGTTNLEELLSWDLDAVFVHSPTTTHYDIVTKCLERGISVYVDKPLSYDLEESRRMAELAQDKGLLLGVGFNRRFAPMYVTAKQWLEEVGGISHCNAIKHRTKLQTGSSRETVHDDLIHLLDLLLWLCGDHYELLRSHLHSSGEGRLLQASGMLGWNHSAVGMYSMVRQAGVNLEKLELHGNGRSVEVMDLDKAILYEKDALPHIQGFGSWDTILDRRGFSGVVNNFLSNINTPELCSIAASAVLPSHMLAAQLAE, via the coding sequence GTGATTGTACCTGAACGTAAAAGAGTCGCCATAATAGGAATCGGCAATATAGCCGGCAAAGTATATTTACCACTGCTCTCTCAGCATGATTATGCCGAGGTAGTTGGTGTTCTTAGTCATTCACCGACAACGGTGGAGCAGGCCGTTCATACCTACCGTTTTCCTAAAGGGACGACTAATCTGGAAGAGCTGTTATCTTGGGATCTGGATGCAGTATTTGTACATAGCCCAACAACTACTCATTATGATATAGTAACAAAATGTCTCGAACGTGGGATTTCGGTATATGTAGATAAACCACTTTCCTATGATCTAGAAGAGTCCAGAAGGATGGCAGAGCTAGCACAAGATAAGGGGCTTTTGCTAGGAGTGGGCTTTAATCGCCGTTTTGCCCCAATGTATGTCACCGCCAAGCAATGGCTTGAAGAAGTTGGCGGAATTAGTCATTGCAATGCGATTAAACATCGAACGAAGCTACAAACAGGCAGCAGCCGCGAAACCGTGCATGATGATCTGATCCATCTGCTTGACCTGCTGTTGTGGTTGTGCGGAGATCATTATGAACTGCTTCGTAGTCATCTTCACTCTAGTGGAGAAGGTCGTCTGCTGCAGGCATCTGGAATGTTGGGCTGGAATCATAGCGCAGTAGGGATGTACAGCATGGTTCGTCAAGCTGGAGTGAATCTGGAGAAGCTTGAGCTGCACGGAAATGGCAGATCGGTGGAAGTAATGGATCTGGACAAGGCCATTCTTTATGAAAAGGATGCCTTACCGCATATTCAAGGCTTTGGAAGCTGGGATACTATACTCGATAGAAGAGGTTTTAGTGGAGTGGTCAATAATTTTCTTAGCAACATAAATACACCAGAGCTTTGCAGCATTGCTGCTTCAGCGGTACTGCCTAGTCATATGCTGGCGGCACAGCTTGCTGAATGA
- the metE gene encoding 5-methyltetrahydropteroyltriglutamate--homocysteine S-methyltransferase, with amino-acid sequence MTNKVKVSNLGYPRIGKNREWKKTLEAFWAGKINEEAFRTEMTGIQLQHLKTQQEAGIDLIPVNDFTFYDHVLDTAVMFGIVPPRYAYDGGDIGLDLYFAMARGNAEATACEMTKWFNTNYHYIVPEIGAQTPRLTENKPLAAYRFAKSQAGIEGKPVVLGLYTFLKLSKGFASADISKIAARFLPVYVQLLQELKQEGVSWVQIDEPAIVTGINESELSLLHSIYTEIAESVPGLNIILQTYFEAAEPLEALFKLPVQGLGLDFVHDGGTNLASIERLGWPEDKWLGAGIIDGRNIWRSDLDAKLQLIEKLSVHVSLDRLIIQPSCSLLHVPVTVQGEVKLKATVKAALAFADEKLRELGLLAAALEGTAEAAAALTASREALTAFRALPERGRKDVAEQVLGLTDLPDQRSLPFAERLKVQQQKWQLPLLPTTTIGSFPQTVEVRQARLKWRKGVWNQERYDGFVREQIADAITFQEKLGLDVLVHGEFERTDMVEFFGEKLDGYLFTSNGWVQSYGSRCVKPPVIYADIAFIQPMTVKESVYAQSLTSLPVKGMLTGPVTILNWSFVRDDLSREAVANQIALALRHEVKALEDAGIEMIQVDEPAIREGLPLKAEDHEAYLNWAVKSFRIATNHVKATTQIHTHMCYSEFNDMIDSISAMDADVISIETSRSHGELIVSFEEQAYDKGIGLGVYDIHSPRVPTVEEMTANIDRALRVLDPEQFWINPDCGLKTRGWQETEDALRNMVKAAAIARENAGVSASK; translated from the coding sequence GTGACGAACAAAGTAAAAGTAAGCAATCTTGGCTATCCAAGAATCGGAAAAAACCGCGAGTGGAAGAAAACGTTGGAAGCCTTCTGGGCGGGAAAAATAAATGAGGAAGCGTTCCGTACTGAAATGACAGGAATTCAGCTTCAGCATTTGAAGACTCAGCAGGAGGCAGGAATTGATTTAATTCCGGTAAATGATTTTACGTTCTACGATCATGTGCTAGATACAGCTGTGATGTTCGGGATCGTACCTCCACGTTATGCGTATGATGGTGGCGACATTGGGCTTGATCTTTATTTTGCGATGGCTAGAGGAAATGCTGAGGCTACCGCTTGCGAGATGACTAAATGGTTCAATACGAACTATCATTACATCGTTCCAGAGATCGGTGCACAAACGCCGCGTCTGACCGAGAACAAACCACTGGCAGCTTATCGTTTTGCCAAGTCCCAAGCGGGAATTGAGGGTAAACCTGTGGTTTTAGGCCTTTATACATTCCTTAAGTTGTCAAAAGGATTTGCATCTGCGGATATTTCGAAGATTGCTGCTCGGTTTCTTCCGGTTTACGTTCAGCTGTTGCAGGAACTGAAGCAAGAAGGAGTAAGCTGGGTACAAATTGATGAACCAGCGATTGTTACAGGAATTAATGAATCAGAATTATCCTTACTTCACTCGATTTACACAGAAATTGCTGAATCCGTGCCTGGATTAAATATTATTCTGCAGACTTACTTTGAAGCTGCTGAACCGCTGGAGGCACTGTTCAAGCTTCCGGTACAAGGTTTAGGTCTTGATTTTGTCCATGATGGCGGGACGAACCTGGCATCGATTGAACGTCTTGGCTGGCCTGAGGATAAGTGGCTGGGAGCGGGTATTATTGACGGACGCAACATCTGGCGCTCAGATCTGGATGCTAAACTGCAGCTAATCGAGAAGCTGAGTGTACATGTATCACTTGATCGTCTTATTATACAACCTTCTTGCAGTTTGCTGCATGTTCCGGTTACTGTTCAGGGTGAGGTGAAGCTGAAGGCCACCGTTAAGGCTGCTTTAGCTTTTGCTGATGAGAAGCTTAGAGAGCTTGGCCTGCTTGCTGCAGCCTTAGAGGGTACAGCAGAAGCTGCTGCTGCGTTGACAGCCAGTCGCGAAGCCCTTACTGCCTTCCGTGCACTTCCTGAACGCGGTCGTAAGGATGTGGCTGAGCAAGTTCTGGGACTTACAGATTTACCAGACCAACGTAGCCTACCTTTTGCTGAGCGCCTGAAGGTGCAGCAGCAGAAGTGGCAGCTGCCACTTCTGCCAACGACAACAATCGGAAGCTTTCCACAGACTGTAGAAGTGCGCCAGGCAAGGTTGAAATGGCGTAAAGGCGTATGGAATCAAGAGCGTTACGACGGGTTCGTTCGTGAGCAGATTGCAGATGCAATCACTTTCCAAGAAAAGCTGGGTCTGGATGTACTCGTGCATGGTGAGTTCGAAAGAACCGATATGGTGGAGTTTTTCGGGGAGAAGTTGGATGGTTACTTATTTACTAGTAATGGCTGGGTTCAATCCTACGGATCACGCTGCGTTAAGCCACCAGTTATTTATGCGGATATAGCTTTTATCCAGCCTATGACTGTAAAAGAAAGCGTCTATGCTCAGTCGTTAACTTCCCTTCCTGTTAAAGGCATGTTGACTGGTCCTGTTACGATTCTCAATTGGTCTTTCGTACGTGATGATCTTAGTCGGGAAGCAGTAGCGAATCAAATTGCCTTAGCGCTCCGTCATGAAGTTAAAGCTTTGGAGGATGCAGGCATAGAGATGATTCAAGTAGATGAACCGGCTATCCGTGAAGGACTCCCTTTGAAGGCTGAAGATCATGAGGCATACTTGAATTGGGCGGTGAAGTCGTTCCGTATCGCGACGAATCATGTGAAGGCTACGACACAAATTCATACCCACATGTGCTATAGCGAATTTAATGACATGATAGACTCCATTTCAGCGATGGATGCAGATGTTATCTCTATTGAGACTTCACGTAGCCATGGGGAACTGATCGTTAGCTTTGAGGAGCAGGCGTATGATAAAGGAATTGGTCTTGGTGTATATGATATCCATAGTCCACGGGTTCCTACAGTAGAAGAGATGACAGCTAATATTGATCGTGCGCTGCGGGTGCTTGATCCTGAACAGTTCTGGATTAATCCGGATTGCGGTCTTAAGACACGTGGCTGGCAGGAGACAGAAGATGCACTTCGTAACATGGTAAAGGCTGCCGCTATTGCAAGAGAAAATGCAGGAGTTAGTGCTTCCAAATAA
- a CDS encoding TVP38/TMEM64 family protein has protein sequence MKKWFSIVLYVSGTILAFIYRYDILIWMKEDHNLFSSIGIATLLALFPVVPYKAVIGFFGYAYGGLVGALICWLATNLAAAILFGVVKYLFQSQARAYLASIPALEKFTVGIERRPFASIVLARLMPIIPQTAVNIYAGAAGLPFWSYIAASGIGKIPGIALYAFLGDHLFQDLVSAVIAIIAYAAVLIIAGLSLRPRSQEAKNSR, from the coding sequence ATGAAGAAATGGTTCTCGATTGTTCTTTATGTTTCGGGTACAATCCTTGCGTTTATCTACAGATATGACATCCTAATCTGGATGAAAGAGGATCATAATCTTTTCAGTTCTATAGGGATTGCAACTTTACTGGCCCTGTTTCCAGTTGTCCCTTATAAAGCTGTCATCGGATTCTTCGGTTATGCATACGGAGGTTTAGTGGGAGCCTTGATTTGCTGGCTAGCTACTAATTTGGCTGCCGCAATCCTTTTTGGTGTTGTGAAGTACTTGTTTCAAAGCCAAGCGAGAGCTTATTTAGCCTCCATTCCCGCACTCGAAAAGTTCACAGTAGGCATTGAGCGGCGACCTTTCGCTTCGATTGTCCTAGCACGACTCATGCCAATCATTCCCCAAACAGCGGTTAACATCTACGCTGGAGCTGCCGGTCTACCTTTTTGGAGCTATATTGCTGCTTCCGGCATAGGAAAAATACCGGGAATTGCATTATACGCTTTCCTTGGGGATCATCTGTTTCAGGACCTTGTAAGTGCGGTTATTGCCATCATCGCCTATGCCGCTGTGCTAATTATCGCTGGACTGAGCTTGCGCCCGCGCTCTCAAGAAGCGAAGAACAGCCGATAG
- a CDS encoding winged helix-turn-helix transcriptional regulator, whose translation MEEHQFAMCPRFETAFSFLGKRWNGLIIQTLMSGPKRFKDISGLIPSMSDKMLSERMKDLEGEGILVRHVYPETPVRIEYELTDKGRALQPVMQQIQSWAESWVD comes from the coding sequence ATGGAAGAACATCAATTTGCGATGTGTCCCAGATTTGAGACAGCCTTCTCTTTCTTAGGCAAACGTTGGAATGGACTTATTATTCAGACATTGATGAGTGGACCGAAGCGGTTTAAAGATATCTCCGGCCTCATTCCTTCAATGAGCGATAAGATGCTGTCCGAGCGGATGAAGGATTTGGAAGGTGAGGGTATCCTGGTTAGGCATGTATACCCAGAAACACCCGTACGTATTGAGTACGAATTAACAGACAAAGGCCGTGCATTGCAGCCTGTTATGCAGCAGATTCAGTCTTGGGCTGAGAGCTGGGTAGACTAA
- a CDS encoding undecaprenyl-diphosphate phosphatase gives MELLTIIKAIILGIVEGLTEFAPVSSTGHMIIVDDMWLKSTELFGQYTANTFKVVIQLGSILAVVVIFRNRFIELLGLKRFSRKQLDPVTEQQPQLEKGGHLKLTQVLVGLVPAGVLGVLFNDYIDEHLFSTSTVLIGLVVGAVLMIIADLFGPKKIQTESVDQITYKQALGVGLVQCFSLWPGFSRSGSTISGGVLLGMSHRAAADFTFIMAVPIMAGASLLSLMKNWQYFTIDALPFFIAGFISAFVFALLSMRFFLKLINRIKLLPFAIYRIVLAAVVYFVFF, from the coding sequence ATGGAGCTATTAACGATTATTAAAGCTATTATTTTGGGAATTGTTGAAGGATTGACTGAATTTGCTCCGGTATCCTCCACAGGTCATATGATTATTGTTGATGATATGTGGTTAAAATCGACAGAGTTATTTGGGCAATATACGGCCAATACGTTCAAAGTGGTTATACAGCTGGGGTCAATATTAGCAGTTGTAGTTATTTTTAGAAATAGGTTCATTGAATTGCTGGGCTTAAAGCGCTTCAGCCGCAAGCAGTTGGATCCTGTAACCGAGCAACAACCACAGCTTGAAAAAGGCGGCCACCTGAAGCTTACACAGGTGCTTGTAGGTTTAGTGCCAGCAGGCGTGCTGGGGGTTCTGTTTAATGATTATATTGACGAGCATTTATTCTCTACATCCACCGTGTTAATCGGTCTAGTAGTCGGTGCTGTATTAATGATTATTGCGGATCTATTCGGACCAAAGAAGATTCAAACGGAGAGTGTCGATCAGATTACATATAAGCAGGCGCTAGGTGTTGGTCTGGTCCAGTGCTTCTCCTTGTGGCCGGGATTTTCCCGTTCCGGGTCGACGATTTCTGGTGGTGTTCTTCTGGGTATGAGTCATCGCGCTGCTGCTGATTTCACGTTTATTATGGCTGTTCCAATCATGGCAGGCGCCAGTTTACTCTCACTGATGAAGAACTGGCAATATTTCACCATCGATGCCCTGCCGTTCTTCATTGCAGGCTTTATCAGTGCCTTTGTATTTGCACTATTATCGATGCGTTTCTTCTTGAAATTGATCAACCGGATTAAGCTTTTACCATTTGCTATATATCGCATAGTACTTGCTGCAGTAGTATATTTCGTGTTTTTCTAA
- a CDS encoding DUF1540 domain-containing protein, translated as MAKDVICEVNSCTHWAEENKCSADSIFVAFHSSQEPTRAEETDCKTFESK; from the coding sequence ATGGCAAAAGACGTAATTTGCGAAGTTAACTCCTGCACCCACTGGGCAGAAGAGAACAAATGCAGTGCTGATTCTATCTTTGTAGCTTTCCACAGCTCCCAAGAACCTACACGTGCAGAAGAAACAGATTGCAAGACTTTCGAAAGCAAATAA